A genome region from Nicotiana tabacum cultivar K326 chromosome 13, ASM71507v2, whole genome shotgun sequence includes the following:
- the LOC107824229 gene encoding uncharacterized protein LOC107824229 yields MATQNVLVMRHGDRLDNFEELWVMKADRPWDPPLHQDGKIRPFCTGQKIRSNMDFPIHRVFVSPFLRCVQTAAEVVRALCDVADHNCEANVLSSNSESVVIDPSKIKVSIEYGLCEMLNLVAIRSNAAPKDGDFKFNISQYEAELPAGTVDHTVEPVYKKLPEWQETLESARARYVEVVKALADKYPSENLLLVTHGEGVGSIFTELNKDATVLEVEYCGHVLAKRTIQFGENQSFTAGEFVYEKQTGILSAAK; encoded by the exons ATGGCGACTCAAAACGTTCTCGTAATGAGACACGGTGATCGGCTAGATAACTTCGAGGAGTTATGGGTAATGAAAGCGGATAGGCCGTGGGATCCACCATTGCATCAGGATGGTAAGATCCGACCTTTTTGTACGGGTCAAAAGATCCGATCCAATATGGATTTCCCGATCCATCGGGTTTTCGTTTCCCCGTTCCTCCGATGTGTACAGACTGCTGCTGAAGTTGTACGTGCCCTTTGCGACGTTGCGGATCATAACTGCGAGGCTAATGTCTTGTCCTCTAATTCTGAATCCGTTGTCATCGATCCTTCCAAAATCAAA GTATCCATCGAATATGGTTTGTGTGAAATGCTGAATTTAGTAGCCATAAGAAGTAATGCAGCTCCCAAGGATGGGGACTTTAAGTTCAATATCTCACAATATGAAGCTGAGTTGCCAGCCGGAACTGTAGATCACACTGTTGAACCTGTTTATAAGAAG CTGCCAGAGTGGCAAGAGACATTGGAAAGTGCAAGAGCTAGATATGTGGAGGTAGTTAAAGCCCTTGCTGATAAGTATCCTTCTGAGAACTTGTTGTTAGTCACACATG GTGAAGGAGTAGGTTCCATCTTTACTGAACTTAACAAGGATGCAACTGTACTAGAGGTAGAATATTGTGGACATGTGCTCGCCAAGAGAACTATCCAATTCGGAGAGAACCAATCATTTACTGCTGGAGAGTTTGTATACGAGAAACAAACCGGTATATTATCTGCTGCTAAATAA